From the genome of Amyelois transitella isolate CPQ chromosome 16, ilAmyTran1.1, whole genome shotgun sequence, one region includes:
- the LOC106129648 gene encoding uncharacterized protein LOC106129648 codes for MGYHSILNNYCKNIYLIGSGNFWSDERETGDDKSILYRLYRTILFSTYAFVTILEIMAALFGEFPEDEASDSVTFAVSHTIVMIKIFSVVLNKELVRSMNQDMIKACEKYEEEAVVLETYRSVKINAISYFATVYGSAACFCFEGYRKMKAGSHFVTVVTFYPGFEDDSTSATMFRVFTTVVLFLMLMTMFLTVDSFTMAYLIMLKYKFITLRHYFERLRLEFDEINKSGNTRLAAEKLANGLVEGIVMHQELLKLGKNIDKAFGTVIAMQLCQSSGSAVSLLLQIALSDQLTFIASMKIIFFVLALFFLLGLFLCNAGEITYQASLLSDAIFYCGWHACPPLPPPHRNHQRLVRHACAQALRPPVMKAFKMIDLTYGTFLTVLRATYSVFALFYAQNK; via the exons atgggtTACCATagcattttaaataactattgtaaaaatatataccttatCGGATCAGGAAACTTTTGGTCCGACGAACGAGAAACAGGAGATGACAAAAGCATCTTATATAGGCTCTACAgaactattcttttttctacttACGCGTTTGTGACGATTTTAGAAATTATGGCCGCTCTATTTGGCGAGTTTCCTGAAGATGAAGCTAGTGATTCGGTGACATTTGCTGTCAGTCATACTATAGTGatgataaagattttttctgTGGTCTTGAACAAAGAGTTGGTTAGATCAATGAACCAGGACATGATTAAAGCTTGTGAGAAATATGAAGAGGAAGCAGTAGTTTTGGAGACGTACAgatctgtaaaaataaatgctataTCTTATTTTGCGACTGTTTACGGATCTGCAGCTTGCTTTTGTTTTGAAGGATACAGGAAAATGAAGGCAG gCTCGCATTTTGTGACAGTGGTCACGTTTTACCCGGGTTTTGAAGATGACTCAACATCAGCGACAATGTTCAGAGTTTTCACTACTGTTGTCTTATTCCTGATGTTAATGACTATGTTTCTTACGGTGGACTCTTTTACTATGGCGTACCTCATCATGTTgaaatataagtttataacTTTACGACACTATTTTGAGAGGTTACGGCTagaatttgatgaaattaataagTCTGGTAATACGAGGTTGGCGGCGGAGAAGTTAGCAAATGGACTCGTAGAGGGCATTGTAATGCATCAAGAACTCCTGAA gtTGGGTAAAAACATCGATAAAGCATTCGGCACGGTGATAGCAATGCAGCTATGCCAAAGTTCTGGATCAGCAGTTTCTCTGCTGCTACAAATTGCT CTTTCAGACCAGCTGACTTTCATCGCgagtatgaaaattattttctttgttctcGCATTGTTTTTCTTATTGGGCCTTTTTCTTTGCAACGCTGGCGAAATAACATATCAG GCATCTTTACTATCGGATGCTATATTTTACTGCGGTTGGCACGCCTGTCCGCCGTTACCCCCACCACACCGTAATCACCAGCGGTTGGTGCGCCATGCGTGTGCGCAGGCATTACGACCTCCCGTCATGAAGGCCTTTAAGATGATCGACTTAACATATGGTACTTTTTTAACG gtTCTGAGAGCAACTTATTCAGTTTTCGCATTATTTtatgcacaaaataaatag
- the LOC106129649 gene encoding uncharacterized protein LOC106129649 encodes MGYYSILNYYCKKIYLVGSGNFWDDYREIGDDRSIVYRVYSTVLFSIYAFVTILEIMAAMFGDFSEDEASDAVTFAVSHTIVMIKLISVIYNKQLVRSMNQDMAKACEKHEDNALISETYRSVKINAFGYFSAVYGCAACFCFEGYRKMRAGSHFVTVVTYYPSSEDDSSLANLFRIFTTVVLFLMLMTMFVTVDSFTMAYLIMLKYKYITLRRFFEKLRQEFDKINETGNTRLAAEKLANGLVEGITMHQELLKLGKNIDQAFGTVIALQLCQSSGSAVSLLLQIALSDQLTFVASLKIILFVLGLSFLLALFLCNTGEITYQASLLTDAIFYCGWHACPPLPPPHRNHQQLVLQACAQALRPPVMKAFKMVDLTYGTFLSVVRLTYSVFALFYAQNK; translated from the exons ATGGGTTACTATAGCATATTAAATTACTATTGTAAGAAAATATACCTTGTCGGATCAGGGAATTTCTGGGATGATTACCGCGAAATAGGAGATGACAGAAGTATTGTATATAGAGTGTATAGTACTGTCCTTTTTTCCATTTATGCGTTCGTGACTATATTAGAAATAATGGCGGCCATGTTTGGAGATTTTTCCGAAGACGAAGCGAGCGATGCGGTGACATTCGCAGTGAGTCACACTATAGTGATGATAAAGCTGATATCAGTGATCTATAATAAGCAGTTGGTGAGGTCAATGAACCAGGACATGGCAAAAGCATGTGAAAAACATGAAGACAATGCACTGATTTCGGAGACGTACAGAtccgtaaaaataaatgctttcGGCTATTTCTCTGCTGTTTATGGCTGTGCTGCTTGCTTTTGTTTTGAAGGTTACAGGAAAATGAGAGCAG gGTCGCATTTTGTGACAGTAGTCACGTACTACCCAAGCTCTGAGGATGATTCCTCATTAGCAAATTTATTCAGAATATTCACCACCGTTGTCTTATTCCTCATGTTGATGACTATGTTTGTTACCGTGGATTCCTTCACTATGGCATACCTGATCatgttgaaatataaatatataactttgaGACGCTTTTTTGAGAAGTTAAGGCAAGAATTTGACAAAATTAATGAGACTGGTAATACGAGGTTGGCGGCGGAGAAGTTAGCAAATGGACTTGTCGAAGGCATTACAATGCATCAAGAACTTTTGAA GCtgggaaaaaatattgatcaGGCATTTGGTACGGTGATAGCGTTGCAACTTTGCCAAAGTTCAGGTTCGGCAGTATCTCTTTTGCTACAAATTGcc ctTTCAGACCAGCTGACTTTCGTCGCGAGCttgaagataattttatttgttcttggattatcttttttattggccCTATTTCTTTGTAATACTGGTGAAATAACCTATCAG GCGTCGTTATTAACCGATGCGATATTTTATTGTGGTTGGCACGCCTGTCCGCCGTTACCACCACCACACCGCAACCACCAGCAGTTGGTATTACAAGCGTGTGCGCAGGCTCTGCGGCCGCCCGTCATGAAGGCCTTCAAAATGGTCGATTTGACTTATGGAACTTTTTTGTCG GTGGTGAGATTAACTTATTCAGTGTTCGCTTTGTTTTATgcgcaaaataaataa